In Rosa chinensis cultivar Old Blush chromosome 1, RchiOBHm-V2, whole genome shotgun sequence, a genomic segment contains:
- the LOC112188734 gene encoding E3 ubiquitin-protein ligase SHPRH isoform X1, translating to MGRRKQSRPHRSGGIVLESQATAGRGELDEGRLLNGETQKNDIDEVDRPYFVEVDRSNWGSDEHLDIAEVVLTDLTFREGFCSDVFSGGLNCDSYSLRFRLSNVKEFIGRIKLGHWPLLSSADISLEFVKTCSSEYMDMDKDTCSVILSGSFDGPDEGISGLVHLASLKFMTLRPALSIGFVNDTSTIRVRVEILKSAFNACESLLDNTRQVWKKSMMNVMAWLHPEVVTSEARYGVSRSTDMEIDSHTDTGHANSNHSKHARFDVAGFYEAIKPSKADTMLQDVLPDLLPELKPYQRRAAYWMVQREKSDAQSLAQEATSQFMSPLCLPLQFLDRCSKMFYNPFSGNVSLHQEHFSTYVSGGILADEMGMGKTVELLACIFAHQKSADEDPIFADAEIQDTEDLKIKLKRLKRERVECICGAVSESIRYRGLWVQCDICDAWQHADCVGYSPRGKTIKSNETSNEKEHDKSSVVKNYTRKKNTATIDVRDEEYICQLCSELIQATTSPVATGATLIICPASILPQWYSEIMRHTRSGSLKTCVYEGVREASFSNTSVIDISELISADIVLTTYDVLKADLSHDSDRHEGDRRLMRFQKRYPVVPTILTRIFWWRICLDEAQMVESNAGAATEMAMRLYAKHRWCITGTPIQRKLDDLYGLLRFLKACPFNASRWWIEVIRDPYERRDAGAMEFTHKFFKEIMWRSSKVHVADELQLPPQEECLSWLTLSPVEEHFYQRQHETCVSYAREVIEHMKDDIMNRKVRGCSAAKSSDSFITHAEAGKLLNTLLKLRQASCHPQVGSSGLRSLQQSPMTMEEILMVLVSKTKIEGEEALRRLVVALNGLAGIAVIEQNFTQAVSLYKESLTLAEEHTEDFRLDPLLNIHIHHNLAEILPLATSCSPSKGQHIPGKMGPCDEHVAKRRKLGGEDNSSENDLSNAQEYNNSHASCSSFTDVSLRTVCDNLKQKYLSAFSSKLFMTQQEFKKSYTQVCSTISEIKDVSTVWWLEALLHAEKNNDISSLLIRKIEEALIGTLNNSKSSRIPSRLRSISALKYHMQTGLDQLEESRKLLLDRLLEIDQTMEKPKEEDIQRVRYCRNCKANDGGPLCVLCEVDELFRGYEARLFRLEKISGGIATSAEEAVDLQKKNSELNRFYQNLSQPIKDSTSPKSNQESKKRDVGKVVVSKSPSELEVVLGVIKSHCKAHLGKEGISEATKHLHILEGMRKEYGHARSLAIAQAQILQAYDEINMATTRLRLSEDENDKSLDVLSEDELPSANVLYTSEKFASLSLLSCIKGKLRYLKGLVEAKQKMPFGCPNHSSVTGEEATISTSTEQRNECVPTGDKETCPVCQEQLTIQKMVFPCGHLTCCKCLFAITERLLNGKKVQDKWVKCPTCRQHTDVANIAFADDGQSESCGSTGLHAIQSREECEASIIVQGSYGTKIEAVTRRILWIKSTDPEAKVLVFSSWNDVLDVLEHAFIANGITSIRMKGGRKSQVAISEFKGEKRSLTGNHKLHGRNPEGRSIQVLLLLIQHGANGLNLLEAKHVILVEPLLNPAAEAQAIGRVHRIGQKNKTLAHRFIVKGTVEESIYKLNKSRNSTAFISGNTKNQDQPLLTLKDIEALFSTVPSLPVPETDVRPTESETLRHLPPSVAAAIAAEKRLKEQHSCSS from the exons ATGGGTAGAAGGAAGCAAAGCCGGCCTCACCGGTCAGGTGGGATTGTATTAGAGAGTCAAGCAACTGCTGGCAGGGGAGAATTGGATGAGGGGAGGCTTTTAAATGGAGAAACGCAAAAGAATGACATAGATGAAGTTGATAGACCGTATTTTGTGGAAGTTGATCGGTCTAATTGGGGATCAGATGAGCACCTTGATATTGCTGAAGTGGTTTTAACAGATTTGACCTTCAGAGAAGGGTTTTGCAGTGACGTTTTTAGTGGGGGTTTGAATTGCGATAGTTACTCCTTAAGGTTCCGGTTATCTAATGTAAAGGAGTTCATTGGTCGTATTAAGCTTGGTCATTGGCCTTTGTTGTCCTCTGCTGATATATCTTTGGAATTCGTTAAAACATGTTCAAGCGAGTATATGGACATGGACAAGGACACCTGCTCAGTAATCTTGTCAGGGAGTTTTGATGGACCAGATGAAGGTATTTCTGGTCTGGTACACTTGGCAAGTTTGAAGTTTATGACACTGAGGCCAGCTCTGTCCATTGGGTTTGTGAATGATACGTCAACCATCAGGGTCAGGGTGGAGATACTTAAGAGTGCATTTAATGCTTGTGAGTCACTTCTTGACAATACTAGGCAAGTGTGGAAAAAGAGTATGATGAATGTCATGGCTTGGCTACACCCAGAAGTAGTGACTTCCGAGGCTAGGTATGGAGTCAGTAGATCAACAGACATGGAGATTGATTCGCATACCGACACTGGACATGCTAATTCCAATCATAGTAAACATGCAAGGTTTGATGTTGCTGGGTTCTATGAAGCCATTAAACCCTCAAA AGCAGATACAATGCTTCAAGATGTCCTGCCTGATTTGCTTCCTGAATTGAAACCATATCAACGCCGTGCAGCTTACTGGATGGTACAGAGGGAGAAAAGCGATGCACAAAGTCTGGCCCAAGAGGCCACAAGTCAGTTCATGTCGCCCTTATGTTTGCCCTTGCAATTTCTCGACAGATGTTCAAAAATGTTCTACAACCCATTCAG TGGAAATGTTTCGCTGCACCAAGAGCATTTTTCAACGTACGTCTCTGGCGGTATTCTTGCTG ATGAGATGGGCATGGGGAAAACTGTTGAACTTCTCGCCTGCATCTTTGCTCATCAGAAGTCAGCAGATGAAGACCCCATATTTGCTGATGCTGAAATTCAAGATACTGAGGATCTGAAAATAAAGCTTAAAAGATTAAAAAGGGAGCGAGTTGAATGTATATGTGGAGCTGTGAGTGAAAGTATCAGATACAGAGGACTATGGGTACAGTGCGACATATGTGATGCATGGCAACATGCTGATTGTGTGGGCTATTCACCTAGAGGAAAGACTATAAAATCCAACGAGACTTCTAACGAAAAAGAACATGATAAGAGTTCGGTGGTTAAGAATTATACTAGAAAGAAGAATACAGCCACAATAGATGTGAGAGATGAGGAATATATATGCCAGCTGTGCTCAGAACTGATACAGGCCACTACTTCTCCTGTTGCTACTGGTGCCACTCTTATAATCTGTCCAGCTTCTATATTGCCCCAGTGGTATTCTGAAATTATGCG CCATACGCGTTCAGGTTCTTTAAAGACTTGCGTCTATGAAGGTGTAAGAGAGGCATCTTTTTCAAACACATCTGTAATTGATATCAGTGAACTCATCAGTGCTGACATTGTGTTGACAACATATGATGTGCTTAAAGCGGACCTGTCACATGACTCTGATAGGCATGAAGGTGATCGACGCTTAATGAGATTCCAAAAGAG ATACCCTGTTGTTCCAACTATTCTTACCAGAATATTCTGGTGGAGAATTTGTTTGGATGAGGCTCAGATGGTGGAGAGTAATGCTGGTGCTGCAACAGAAATGGCTATGCGACTGTATGCGAAGCATCGTTGGTGCATAACGGGGACTCCTATACAACGTAAACTTGATGACTTGTATGGACTTCTACGGTTTCTTAAAGCATGCCCTTTCAATGCTTCCAGGTGGTGGATTGAAGTTATACGAGATCCATATGAG AGGAGAGATGCAGGAGCTATGGAATTTACACATAAATTCTTTAAAGAAATCATGTGGCGATCTTCAAAGGTGCATGTTGCAGATGAGTTGCAGCTTCCACCTCAGGAAGAATGTCTCTCTTGGCTCACTTTATCTCCAGTTGAAGAGCATTTTTACCAGAGGCAACATGAAACTTGTGTGAGTTATGCCCGAGAAGTCATTGAACATATGAAAGATGATATTATGAACAGAAAAGTCAGAG GATGCTCAGCAGCTAAATCATCAGATTCTTTCATCACACATGCGGAGGCAGGAAAGCTGCTGAACACACTTCTGAAGCTTCGCCAAGCCAGCTGTCACCCTCAAGTAGGAAGCTCAGGACTGCGTTCTCTCCAACAGTCTCCCATGACTATGGAGGAAATATTAATG GTTCTTGTAAGTAAAACCAAGATAGAAGGAGAGGAAGCTCTCAGAAGGTTAGTTGTTGCTCTTAATGGGCTCGCTGGGATAGCTGTAATTGAGCAAAATTTTACTCAAGCTGTATCACTGTATAAGGAATCGTTGACTTTAGCTGAAGAGCACACTGAGGATTTCCGCCTGGATCCTTTGTTGAATATTCACATTCAtcataatcttgccgaaatactTCCATTAGCAACAAGCTGCTCCCCTTCAAAAGGACAACATATTCCTGGAAAAATGGGCCCCTGTGATGAACATGTAGCAAAGAGGCGAAAACTGGGTGGGGAAGATAACTCATCAGAGAATGACTTATCTAATGCTCAAGAATATAATAACTCCCATGCATCATGTAGTTCCTTCACTGACGTATCTTTGAGAACAGTCTGTGACAATCTTAAACAAAAGTACTTATCTGCATTCAGTTCAAAGTTATTCATGACTCAGCAAGAGTTTAAGAAGTCTTACACCCAG GTTTGTAGCACAATTAGTGAGATCAAAGATGTAAGTACAGTCTGGTGGCTGGAAGCCCTTCTTCATGCTGAAAAGAATAATGACATTTCTAGTCTGTTGATCAGAAAGATTGAAGAGGCGCTCATAGGAACTCTAAACAATTCAAAGTCATCTAGAATTCCATCTCG TTTACGAAGCATAAGCGCTCTAAAGTATCACATGCAGACCGGTTTGGACCAACTAGAAGAATCTAGGAAACTGTTACTTGATCGACTTTTAGAAATTGATCAGACAATGGAAAAGCCAAAAGAGGAGGATATCCAGCGTGTGAGATACTGTCGAAATTGCAAAGCTAATGATGGTGGTCCCTTATGTGTTCTTTGTGAAGTAGAtgaattatttcgg GGATATGAAGCAAGGCTCTTTCGTCTTGAGAAAATATCTGGAGGGATTGCTACCTCTGCTGAAGAGGCTGTGGATTTGCAGAAGAAGAACTCTGAACTTAATCGTTTCTATCAGAATTTATCACAGCCAATTAAGGATTCAACGTCACCCAAATCTAATCAAGAATCGAAGAAGAGAGATGTTGGAAAAGTTGTG GTTTCAAAATCCCCATCTGAATTAGAGGTTGTTCTTGGAGTTATAAAAAGCCATTGCAAGGCCCATTTAGGAAAGGAAGGTATATCAGAAGCTACCAAGCACCTACACATTCTTGAG GGCATGCGCAAGGAGTATGGCCATGCAAGATCCTTGGCAATAGCTCAAGCTCAGATTCTGCAAGCTTATGATGAAATTAATATGGCAACTACAAGGTTGCGCCTGAGTGAAGATGAGAATGATAAATCTCTTGATGTATTAAGTGAAGATGAATTACCTTCAGCTAACGTTTTATACACCAGTGAAAAGTTCGCATCCTTGAGCTTGTTGTCTTGTATAAAAGGGAAGCTTCGTTATTTGAAG GGTTTGGTAGAAGCTAAACAAAAAATGCCATTTGGATGTCCAAATCATTCCTCAGTAACTGGAGAGGAAGCCACCATATCGACTTCTACAGAACAGAGAAATGAATGTGTACCTACAGGTGATAAAGAAACGTGCCCAGTTTGTCAAGAACAGTTAACCATTCAAAAGATGGTTTTCCCTTGTGGACATCTTACTTGCTGTAAAT GTTTATTTGCAATTACTGAGAGACTACTAAATGGGAAAAAGGTTCAAGATAAGTGGGTAAAATGCCCAACATGTCGACAGCACACTGATGTTGCAAATATTGCTTTTGCTGATGATGGACAAAGTGAATCTTGTGGTTCTACTGGGCTTCATGCAATCCAAAGTCGTGAAGAGTGTGAAGCATCTATTATAGTTCAAGGTTCATATGGAACAAAG ATTGAAGCAGTTACAAGAAGAATTCTGTGGATAAAGTCTACCGATCCAGAGGCTAAAGTTCTTGTTTTCTCAAGCTGGAATGATGTCCTTGACGTATTGGAGCATGCCTTCATTGCTAATGGCATTACCTCTATAAGGATGAAAGGAGGAAG GAAATCACAAGTTGCCATTAGTGAAtttaaaggagaaaagagaagCTTAACAGGAAATCACAAGTTGCATGGCCGAAACCCAGAAGGAAGATCTATTCAAGTGTTGCTGCTCTTAATTCAACATGGAGCGAATGGCCTCAATCTGTTGGAAGCGAAGCATGTTATTCTTGTTGAGCCGCTTCTCAATCCAGCAGCAGAAGCACAAGCCATCGGCAGGGTACACCGTATCGGACAGAAAAATAAGACCCTCGCTCATCGTTTCATA GTTAAAGGCACGGTTGAAGAAAGCATATACAAGCTCAACAAAAGCAGGAACAGCACTGCCTTCATTAGTGGTAACACAAAAAACCAAGATCAGCCCTTATTGACACTGAAAGACATTGAGGCCTTATTTTCAACAGTGCCATCATTACCTGTACCAGAGACTGATGTAAGGCCAACTGAAAGTGAAACTCTAAGACATTTGCCACCTTCTGTGGCTGCTGCCATTGCAGCTGAGAAGCGGCTCAAGGAGCAGCATTCATGTTCTTCATGA
- the LOC112188734 gene encoding E3 ubiquitin-protein ligase SHPRH isoform X2, with translation MESVDQQTWRLIRIPTLDMLIPIIVNMQGLMLLGSMKPLNPQNTMLQDVLPDLLPELKPYQRRAAYWMVQREKSDAQSLAQEATSQFMSPLCLPLQFLDRCSKMFYNPFSGNVSLHQEHFSTYVSGGILADEMGMGKTVELLACIFAHQKSADEDPIFADAEIQDTEDLKIKLKRLKRERVECICGAVSESIRYRGLWVQCDICDAWQHADCVGYSPRGKTIKSNETSNEKEHDKSSVVKNYTRKKNTATIDVRDEEYICQLCSELIQATTSPVATGATLIICPASILPQWYSEIMRHTRSGSLKTCVYEGVREASFSNTSVIDISELISADIVLTTYDVLKADLSHDSDRHEGDRRLMRFQKRYPVVPTILTRIFWWRICLDEAQMVESNAGAATEMAMRLYAKHRWCITGTPIQRKLDDLYGLLRFLKACPFNASRWWIEVIRDPYERRDAGAMEFTHKFFKEIMWRSSKVHVADELQLPPQEECLSWLTLSPVEEHFYQRQHETCVSYAREVIEHMKDDIMNRKVRGCSAAKSSDSFITHAEAGKLLNTLLKLRQASCHPQVGSSGLRSLQQSPMTMEEILMVLVSKTKIEGEEALRRLVVALNGLAGIAVIEQNFTQAVSLYKESLTLAEEHTEDFRLDPLLNIHIHHNLAEILPLATSCSPSKGQHIPGKMGPCDEHVAKRRKLGGEDNSSENDLSNAQEYNNSHASCSSFTDVSLRTVCDNLKQKYLSAFSSKLFMTQQEFKKSYTQVCSTISEIKDVSTVWWLEALLHAEKNNDISSLLIRKIEEALIGTLNNSKSSRIPSRLRSISALKYHMQTGLDQLEESRKLLLDRLLEIDQTMEKPKEEDIQRVRYCRNCKANDGGPLCVLCEVDELFRGYEARLFRLEKISGGIATSAEEAVDLQKKNSELNRFYQNLSQPIKDSTSPKSNQESKKRDVGKVVVSKSPSELEVVLGVIKSHCKAHLGKEGISEATKHLHILEGMRKEYGHARSLAIAQAQILQAYDEINMATTRLRLSEDENDKSLDVLSEDELPSANVLYTSEKFASLSLLSCIKGKLRYLKGLVEAKQKMPFGCPNHSSVTGEEATISTSTEQRNECVPTGDKETCPVCQEQLTIQKMVFPCGHLTCCKCLFAITERLLNGKKVQDKWVKCPTCRQHTDVANIAFADDGQSESCGSTGLHAIQSREECEASIIVQGSYGTKIEAVTRRILWIKSTDPEAKVLVFSSWNDVLDVLEHAFIANGITSIRMKGGRKSQVAISEFKGEKRSLTGNHKLHGRNPEGRSIQVLLLLIQHGANGLNLLEAKHVILVEPLLNPAAEAQAIGRVHRIGQKNKTLAHRFIVKGTVEESIYKLNKSRNSTAFISGNTKNQDQPLLTLKDIEALFSTVPSLPVPETDVRPTESETLRHLPPSVAAAIAAEKRLKEQHSCSS, from the exons ATGGAGTCAGTAGATCAACAGACATGGAGATTGATTCGCATACCGACACTGGACATGCTAATTCCAATCATAGTAAACATGCAAGGTTTGATGTTGCTGGGTTCTATGAAGCCATTAAACCCTCAAA ATACAATGCTTCAAGATGTCCTGCCTGATTTGCTTCCTGAATTGAAACCATATCAACGCCGTGCAGCTTACTGGATGGTACAGAGGGAGAAAAGCGATGCACAAAGTCTGGCCCAAGAGGCCACAAGTCAGTTCATGTCGCCCTTATGTTTGCCCTTGCAATTTCTCGACAGATGTTCAAAAATGTTCTACAACCCATTCAG TGGAAATGTTTCGCTGCACCAAGAGCATTTTTCAACGTACGTCTCTGGCGGTATTCTTGCTG ATGAGATGGGCATGGGGAAAACTGTTGAACTTCTCGCCTGCATCTTTGCTCATCAGAAGTCAGCAGATGAAGACCCCATATTTGCTGATGCTGAAATTCAAGATACTGAGGATCTGAAAATAAAGCTTAAAAGATTAAAAAGGGAGCGAGTTGAATGTATATGTGGAGCTGTGAGTGAAAGTATCAGATACAGAGGACTATGGGTACAGTGCGACATATGTGATGCATGGCAACATGCTGATTGTGTGGGCTATTCACCTAGAGGAAAGACTATAAAATCCAACGAGACTTCTAACGAAAAAGAACATGATAAGAGTTCGGTGGTTAAGAATTATACTAGAAAGAAGAATACAGCCACAATAGATGTGAGAGATGAGGAATATATATGCCAGCTGTGCTCAGAACTGATACAGGCCACTACTTCTCCTGTTGCTACTGGTGCCACTCTTATAATCTGTCCAGCTTCTATATTGCCCCAGTGGTATTCTGAAATTATGCG CCATACGCGTTCAGGTTCTTTAAAGACTTGCGTCTATGAAGGTGTAAGAGAGGCATCTTTTTCAAACACATCTGTAATTGATATCAGTGAACTCATCAGTGCTGACATTGTGTTGACAACATATGATGTGCTTAAAGCGGACCTGTCACATGACTCTGATAGGCATGAAGGTGATCGACGCTTAATGAGATTCCAAAAGAG ATACCCTGTTGTTCCAACTATTCTTACCAGAATATTCTGGTGGAGAATTTGTTTGGATGAGGCTCAGATGGTGGAGAGTAATGCTGGTGCTGCAACAGAAATGGCTATGCGACTGTATGCGAAGCATCGTTGGTGCATAACGGGGACTCCTATACAACGTAAACTTGATGACTTGTATGGACTTCTACGGTTTCTTAAAGCATGCCCTTTCAATGCTTCCAGGTGGTGGATTGAAGTTATACGAGATCCATATGAG AGGAGAGATGCAGGAGCTATGGAATTTACACATAAATTCTTTAAAGAAATCATGTGGCGATCTTCAAAGGTGCATGTTGCAGATGAGTTGCAGCTTCCACCTCAGGAAGAATGTCTCTCTTGGCTCACTTTATCTCCAGTTGAAGAGCATTTTTACCAGAGGCAACATGAAACTTGTGTGAGTTATGCCCGAGAAGTCATTGAACATATGAAAGATGATATTATGAACAGAAAAGTCAGAG GATGCTCAGCAGCTAAATCATCAGATTCTTTCATCACACATGCGGAGGCAGGAAAGCTGCTGAACACACTTCTGAAGCTTCGCCAAGCCAGCTGTCACCCTCAAGTAGGAAGCTCAGGACTGCGTTCTCTCCAACAGTCTCCCATGACTATGGAGGAAATATTAATG GTTCTTGTAAGTAAAACCAAGATAGAAGGAGAGGAAGCTCTCAGAAGGTTAGTTGTTGCTCTTAATGGGCTCGCTGGGATAGCTGTAATTGAGCAAAATTTTACTCAAGCTGTATCACTGTATAAGGAATCGTTGACTTTAGCTGAAGAGCACACTGAGGATTTCCGCCTGGATCCTTTGTTGAATATTCACATTCAtcataatcttgccgaaatactTCCATTAGCAACAAGCTGCTCCCCTTCAAAAGGACAACATATTCCTGGAAAAATGGGCCCCTGTGATGAACATGTAGCAAAGAGGCGAAAACTGGGTGGGGAAGATAACTCATCAGAGAATGACTTATCTAATGCTCAAGAATATAATAACTCCCATGCATCATGTAGTTCCTTCACTGACGTATCTTTGAGAACAGTCTGTGACAATCTTAAACAAAAGTACTTATCTGCATTCAGTTCAAAGTTATTCATGACTCAGCAAGAGTTTAAGAAGTCTTACACCCAG GTTTGTAGCACAATTAGTGAGATCAAAGATGTAAGTACAGTCTGGTGGCTGGAAGCCCTTCTTCATGCTGAAAAGAATAATGACATTTCTAGTCTGTTGATCAGAAAGATTGAAGAGGCGCTCATAGGAACTCTAAACAATTCAAAGTCATCTAGAATTCCATCTCG TTTACGAAGCATAAGCGCTCTAAAGTATCACATGCAGACCGGTTTGGACCAACTAGAAGAATCTAGGAAACTGTTACTTGATCGACTTTTAGAAATTGATCAGACAATGGAAAAGCCAAAAGAGGAGGATATCCAGCGTGTGAGATACTGTCGAAATTGCAAAGCTAATGATGGTGGTCCCTTATGTGTTCTTTGTGAAGTAGAtgaattatttcgg GGATATGAAGCAAGGCTCTTTCGTCTTGAGAAAATATCTGGAGGGATTGCTACCTCTGCTGAAGAGGCTGTGGATTTGCAGAAGAAGAACTCTGAACTTAATCGTTTCTATCAGAATTTATCACAGCCAATTAAGGATTCAACGTCACCCAAATCTAATCAAGAATCGAAGAAGAGAGATGTTGGAAAAGTTGTG GTTTCAAAATCCCCATCTGAATTAGAGGTTGTTCTTGGAGTTATAAAAAGCCATTGCAAGGCCCATTTAGGAAAGGAAGGTATATCAGAAGCTACCAAGCACCTACACATTCTTGAG GGCATGCGCAAGGAGTATGGCCATGCAAGATCCTTGGCAATAGCTCAAGCTCAGATTCTGCAAGCTTATGATGAAATTAATATGGCAACTACAAGGTTGCGCCTGAGTGAAGATGAGAATGATAAATCTCTTGATGTATTAAGTGAAGATGAATTACCTTCAGCTAACGTTTTATACACCAGTGAAAAGTTCGCATCCTTGAGCTTGTTGTCTTGTATAAAAGGGAAGCTTCGTTATTTGAAG GGTTTGGTAGAAGCTAAACAAAAAATGCCATTTGGATGTCCAAATCATTCCTCAGTAACTGGAGAGGAAGCCACCATATCGACTTCTACAGAACAGAGAAATGAATGTGTACCTACAGGTGATAAAGAAACGTGCCCAGTTTGTCAAGAACAGTTAACCATTCAAAAGATGGTTTTCCCTTGTGGACATCTTACTTGCTGTAAAT GTTTATTTGCAATTACTGAGAGACTACTAAATGGGAAAAAGGTTCAAGATAAGTGGGTAAAATGCCCAACATGTCGACAGCACACTGATGTTGCAAATATTGCTTTTGCTGATGATGGACAAAGTGAATCTTGTGGTTCTACTGGGCTTCATGCAATCCAAAGTCGTGAAGAGTGTGAAGCATCTATTATAGTTCAAGGTTCATATGGAACAAAG ATTGAAGCAGTTACAAGAAGAATTCTGTGGATAAAGTCTACCGATCCAGAGGCTAAAGTTCTTGTTTTCTCAAGCTGGAATGATGTCCTTGACGTATTGGAGCATGCCTTCATTGCTAATGGCATTACCTCTATAAGGATGAAAGGAGGAAG GAAATCACAAGTTGCCATTAGTGAAtttaaaggagaaaagagaagCTTAACAGGAAATCACAAGTTGCATGGCCGAAACCCAGAAGGAAGATCTATTCAAGTGTTGCTGCTCTTAATTCAACATGGAGCGAATGGCCTCAATCTGTTGGAAGCGAAGCATGTTATTCTTGTTGAGCCGCTTCTCAATCCAGCAGCAGAAGCACAAGCCATCGGCAGGGTACACCGTATCGGACAGAAAAATAAGACCCTCGCTCATCGTTTCATA GTTAAAGGCACGGTTGAAGAAAGCATATACAAGCTCAACAAAAGCAGGAACAGCACTGCCTTCATTAGTGGTAACACAAAAAACCAAGATCAGCCCTTATTGACACTGAAAGACATTGAGGCCTTATTTTCAACAGTGCCATCATTACCTGTACCAGAGACTGATGTAAGGCCAACTGAAAGTGAAACTCTAAGACATTTGCCACCTTCTGTGGCTGCTGCCATTGCAGCTGAGAAGCGGCTCAAGGAGCAGCATTCATGTTCTTCATGA